The following coding sequences are from one Capsicum annuum cultivar UCD-10X-F1 chromosome 3, UCD10Xv1.1, whole genome shotgun sequence window:
- the LOC107863301 gene encoding remorin produces the protein MAELEAKKVETEQVADPTPAAPAPAPAPAAPEPEPAEPSKEVVADEKAIVAPALPPPEEDREKEKEKTDDSKALVVVEDKAPEPADEKKEGSIDRDAVLARVATEKRLSLIKAWEESEKSKAENKAQKKVSAIAAWENSKKANLEAELKKMEEQLETKKAQYTEKMKNKIALLHKEAEEKRAVIEAKRGEDLLKAEELAAKYRATGTAPKKILGLF, from the exons ATGGCAGAATTGGAAGCTAAGAAAGTTGAAACTGAGCAAGTAGCAGACCCTACACCCGCTGCCCCTGCCCCTGCCCCTGCCCCTGCTGCACCAGAACCAGAACCTGCTGAACCTTCTAAAGAAGTAGTGGCTGATGAGAAAGCTATTGTTGCACCAGCTTTGCCTCCTCCTGAAGAAGacagagaaaaagaaaaggaaaaaacagATGACTCCAAAGCACTAGTTGTCGTCGAAGACA AAGCACCAGAACCTGCTGATGAGAAGAAAGAGGGATCTATTGACAGAG ATGCTGTGCTTGCGCGAGTTGCAACAGAGAAGAGACTATCACTCATCAAAGCCTGGGAGGAGAGTGAGAAATCAAAAGCGGAAAACAA GGCTCAGAAGAAGGTATCTGCAATAGCTGCATGGGAGAACAGCAAGAAAGCAAATCTGGAGGCGGAGTTAAAAAAGATGGAG GAACAGTTGGAGACAAAGAAGGCACAATATACtgagaaaatgaaaaacaaaattgCTCTACTCCACAAGGAAGCAGAAGAAAAGAGAGCGGTGATTGAAGCTAAACGTGGAGAAGATCTTCTCAAGGCAGAGGAGCTGGCAGCAAAATACCGTGCCACTGGAACTGCTCCAAAGAAAATCCTTGGATTGTTTTGA